From a single Pyxidicoccus xibeiensis genomic region:
- the cysC gene encoding adenylyl-sulfate kinase translates to MAPNTGFTLWLTGMSGTGKSTTAAYIAARLRQVGRNVEILDEGELGEALWAGLSDAKEDRTTVVRRLGFVANLLTRNGVAALVPCVSPYKQGREENRRAIGRYVEVYVDCPTEKLIERDSTGRYKKALNGEIPNFIGITEPYEPPNSPEVTIHSDVESVEDGAAKIFQSLLDLGYMNTEELKIITGKKMKANPLPAKEERGSGSEKGGKAEKGGKADKGAKARRGDEARPAAKAPKADKGAKARPATRAARVAKPTAAAKKPAKNKAR, encoded by the coding sequence ATGGCCCCCAACACTGGTTTCACCCTCTGGCTGACCGGCATGTCCGGGACCGGGAAGAGCACGACGGCTGCGTACATCGCGGCGCGGTTGCGGCAGGTTGGCCGCAACGTGGAGATCCTCGACGAGGGCGAGCTTGGCGAGGCGCTCTGGGCCGGCCTGAGCGATGCCAAGGAGGACCGCACCACGGTGGTCCGCCGCCTGGGCTTCGTGGCGAACCTCCTGACCCGCAATGGCGTGGCCGCGCTGGTTCCCTGCGTGAGCCCGTACAAGCAGGGCCGCGAGGAGAACCGCCGCGCCATCGGCCGCTACGTCGAGGTGTACGTCGACTGCCCCACCGAGAAGCTCATCGAGCGCGACAGCACCGGCCGGTACAAGAAGGCGCTCAACGGGGAGATCCCCAACTTCATCGGCATCACCGAGCCGTATGAGCCGCCCAACTCGCCGGAGGTCACCATCCACTCCGACGTCGAGTCGGTGGAGGACGGCGCGGCGAAGATCTTCCAGTCGCTCCTGGACCTCGGCTACATGAACACCGAGGAGCTGAAGATCATCACCGGCAAGAAGATGAAGGCCAACCCGCTGCCGGCCAAGGAGGAGCGCGGCTCCGGCTCCGAGAAGGGCGGCAAGGCGGAGAAGGGTGGCAAGGCGGACAAGGGCGCCAAGGCCCGCCGCGGTGACGAGGCCCGTCCTGCCGCGAAGGCTCCCAAGGCGGACAAGGGCGCCAAGGCCCGTCCTGCGACGCGCGCGGCCCGGGTGGCGAAGCCCACGGCCGCCGCCAAGAAGCCGGCGAAGAACAAGGCCCGCTGA
- a CDS encoding HesA/MoeB/ThiF family protein — protein MALREDQILRYSRQILLRDVGGRGQEALLAGATRVDATGASGMTAAAYLAGGGTPVSGTGSLPLGPWAPGFLVAADDVGRPAAEALSRGVPELNPDAAGAGRGGGLVAELPAAWSGEAPWVALGGDGMRAAVVFRGPDGCVWCFGETVRHLVQPPDGALGVALGALGALVFQRLRLGMEPALGGRWLLAPGAVEPLELRRCARCAASTELLQP, from the coding sequence ATGGCGCTGCGCGAAGACCAGATCCTCCGCTACTCCCGGCAGATCCTCCTGCGCGACGTGGGTGGCCGGGGCCAGGAGGCCCTGCTGGCAGGCGCGACGCGCGTGGACGCCACCGGGGCCTCGGGCATGACGGCGGCGGCGTACCTCGCGGGCGGTGGCACGCCGGTGTCCGGCACGGGCTCGCTGCCGCTGGGGCCCTGGGCGCCCGGCTTCCTGGTGGCCGCGGACGACGTGGGCCGTCCCGCGGCGGAGGCGCTGTCCCGGGGAGTGCCGGAGCTGAACCCGGACGCGGCCGGCGCCGGGCGGGGCGGGGGGCTGGTGGCGGAGCTGCCCGCGGCCTGGAGCGGCGAGGCCCCCTGGGTGGCCCTTGGCGGCGACGGCATGCGCGCGGCGGTCGTCTTCCGGGGCCCCGACGGGTGCGTGTGGTGCTTCGGTGAGACGGTGCGGCACCTCGTCCAGCCTCCGGATGGAGCCCTGGGCGTGGCGCTGGGGGCGCTGGGCGCCCTCGTGTTCCAGCGGCTGCGGCTGGGCATGGAGCCCGCGCTGGGAGGCCGGTGGCTGCTCGCGCCAGGGGCGGTGGAGCCCCTCGAGCTCCGGCGGTGTGCCCGCTGCGCGGCCAGCACGGAGCTGCTCCAGCCGTGA
- a CDS encoding DUF2019 domain-containing protein, whose protein sequence is MTLEDLVREFAENVTAQTNAISRGEAGLEDTYGDRYIAAFKELRSRGDTGRDALAVLLKHPNPDVRTTAAAFLLRHRTAEARTVLEEAALGQGLVAFEAQQALKRWEEGTWALDPE, encoded by the coding sequence ATGACATTGGAAGATCTTGTCCGAGAGTTTGCTGAGAACGTAACGGCTCAAACCAACGCCATTTCTCGAGGCGAAGCTGGACTCGAAGATACGTATGGAGACCGATATATCGCGGCGTTCAAGGAACTCCGGTCACGAGGCGACACCGGCAGGGATGCTCTTGCTGTCCTCCTAAAGCATCCGAATCCAGATGTGCGGACGACTGCTGCGGCGTTCTTGCTAAGGCACCGAACTGCCGAGGCCAGAACAGTGCTGGAAGAAGCGGCGTTGGGACAGGGGCTGGTCGCGTTCGAAGCGCAGCAAGCGCTAAAGCGATGGGAAGAAGGGACCTGGGCTTTAGACCCAGAGTAA
- a CDS encoding sensor histidine kinase has translation MNTNLALGEETPANDLRARVREVLERRKLTDSVSAEQATASWEQDRFVARARALFYARMMFLTLGLLILAVPAWSGYFGLTGPFAFVGYFTMLLYSVANLLVIDHPKAGRWVTYTTLCLDLSIMVVLIAKPQVGGGLQSPLLATQLLFTTLFSILYPKPLAILPPLLALPITTRLDLLLNRSVTAVELLTLLWYLALNFIIVYVLVYLNEREATAHREVVSLQGDLKELAVVEERNRLAREIHDGLGASLSSMIIQAEYILNLTREDGLRSEIRELKLTAEESIEELRRNLRMMREDFELAQGLEDYAKTFRDRTGMDIRFERTGLQRKLSPDAQLALFRILQESLSNAVKHAEAKAVHVRLDYSEDRVHLIVRDDGKGFDPSRTPRGHYGLLNMRERAMKLGGQLIVDSSPGTGAQVAFSLPCLPA, from the coding sequence ATGAACACCAATCTCGCGCTGGGCGAGGAGACACCAGCCAACGACCTGCGCGCCCGCGTGCGGGAGGTGCTGGAGCGCCGAAAGCTCACGGACAGCGTGTCCGCCGAGCAGGCCACCGCCTCCTGGGAGCAGGACCGCTTCGTCGCCCGCGCCCGTGCGCTCTTCTACGCGCGGATGATGTTCCTCACGCTGGGCCTGCTCATCCTCGCGGTGCCCGCGTGGAGCGGCTACTTCGGCCTCACCGGCCCGTTCGCCTTCGTGGGCTACTTCACGATGCTGCTCTACAGCGTCGCGAACCTGCTGGTCATCGACCACCCGAAGGCCGGCCGCTGGGTGACGTACACCACGCTCTGCCTGGACCTGAGCATCATGGTCGTGCTCATCGCCAAGCCCCAGGTGGGCGGCGGTCTGCAGAGCCCGCTGCTGGCCACCCAGCTGCTGTTCACCACGCTCTTCTCCATCCTCTACCCCAAGCCGCTGGCCATCCTGCCGCCGCTGCTGGCGCTGCCGATCACGACGCGCCTGGACCTGCTCCTCAACCGCTCGGTGACGGCGGTGGAGCTGCTGACGCTGCTCTGGTACCTCGCGCTCAACTTCATCATCGTCTACGTGCTCGTGTACCTGAACGAGCGAGAGGCCACCGCTCACCGTGAGGTGGTGTCGCTCCAGGGAGACCTGAAGGAGCTGGCGGTGGTGGAGGAGCGCAACCGGCTGGCTCGGGAGATCCACGACGGCCTGGGCGCGTCGCTCTCCTCGATGATCATCCAGGCCGAGTACATCCTGAACCTCACCCGCGAGGACGGGCTGCGCTCGGAGATCCGCGAGCTGAAGCTCACCGCGGAGGAGTCGATTGAAGAGCTGCGCCGCAACCTGCGGATGATGCGCGAGGACTTCGAGCTGGCGCAGGGCCTGGAGGACTACGCGAAGACGTTCCGGGATCGCACCGGGATGGACATCCGCTTCGAGCGCACGGGCCTGCAGCGCAAGCTGTCGCCGGACGCGCAGCTGGCGCTGTTCCGCATCCTCCAGGAGTCCCTGTCCAACGCGGTGAAGCACGCGGAGGCGAAGGCGGTGCACGTGCGGCTCGACTACAGCGAGGACCGGGTGCACCTCATCGTCCGCGACGACGGCAAGGGCTTCGACCCGAGCCGCACGCCGCGCGGCCACTACGGCCTCTTGAACATGCGCGAGCGCGCCATGAAGCTCGGCGGCCAGCTCATCGTGGACTCGTCGCCGGGCACGGGTGCCCAGGTGGCCTTCTCCCTTCCCTGCCTTCCCGCCTGA
- a CDS encoding glycoside hydrolase 5 family protein → MSSPFRSTAVALAVVLSACGEGEPVMLEAVAADCASEAPQHLDRLPSGSMVLNAYFLQEEATRDVRRGLPESAVVEEVLAKAAALGVRAVRTNGHNDAVDKVGDSAIQVGPLQYDEVAFQGLDRVLARARVHGVRLVLTLGNYWDAYGGARQYVAWAGLPGPVEGDPRFFTEPAVVAHYKAHVARVLNRVNTVDGIRYGDHPAVLAWELLNEPRGWGLDREGARLRAWVDDVAREVKAQAPGHLVGTGEEGFEPSPEGYDATFWAAVGTPMLRTPGSSFTRNTASPFIDFASVHFYPEAWGLDGPGTAMAGARWIVEHAAIARSLGKPLFVGELGLRNEGSLDLSQRRALYRGWLECLRKQGVGGGALWMFANDSRPDAWDAHTFYFRDGTVPEDPVNRYADLIIEAAGAVRP, encoded by the coding sequence ATGTCCTCACCGTTCCGGAGCACCGCCGTGGCGCTGGCCGTCGTTCTCAGCGCCTGTGGCGAGGGTGAGCCGGTGATGCTGGAGGCGGTGGCGGCCGACTGCGCGAGCGAGGCGCCGCAGCACCTGGACCGGCTGCCCTCGGGCAGCATGGTGCTGAACGCGTACTTCCTCCAGGAGGAGGCGACGCGCGACGTGCGGCGGGGCCTGCCGGAGTCGGCGGTGGTGGAGGAGGTGCTGGCGAAGGCGGCGGCGCTGGGCGTGCGCGCGGTGCGCACGAACGGGCACAACGACGCGGTGGACAAGGTGGGCGACAGCGCCATCCAGGTGGGGCCGCTGCAGTACGACGAGGTGGCGTTCCAAGGGTTGGACCGGGTGCTCGCGCGGGCGCGGGTGCACGGGGTGCGGCTGGTGCTCACGCTGGGGAACTACTGGGACGCGTACGGCGGTGCGCGACAGTACGTGGCCTGGGCGGGGCTGCCCGGGCCGGTGGAGGGGGACCCGCGGTTCTTCACGGAGCCGGCGGTGGTGGCGCACTACAAGGCGCACGTGGCGCGGGTGCTGAATCGGGTGAACACGGTGGACGGCATCCGCTACGGGGACCATCCGGCGGTGCTGGCGTGGGAGCTGCTGAACGAGCCGCGAGGGTGGGGGCTGGACAGGGAAGGGGCGCGGCTGCGGGCGTGGGTGGATGACGTGGCGCGGGAGGTGAAGGCGCAGGCGCCGGGTCACCTGGTGGGCACGGGGGAGGAGGGCTTCGAGCCGTCGCCGGAGGGCTACGACGCGACGTTCTGGGCGGCGGTGGGGACGCCGATGTTGCGGACGCCGGGCTCGAGCTTCACGCGGAACACGGCGTCGCCGTTCATCGACTTCGCGTCGGTGCACTTCTATCCGGAGGCGTGGGGACTGGATGGTCCGGGGACGGCGATGGCAGGGGCGCGGTGGATTGTCGAGCACGCGGCGATTGCGCGCAGCCTGGGCAAGCCGCTGTTCGTAGGGGAGCTGGGACTGCGGAACGAGGGGAGCCTGGATTTGTCCCAGCGCCGCGCGCTGTACCGTGGCTGGCTGGAGTGTTTGCGCAAGCAGGGCGTGGGTGGCGGGGCGCTGTGGATGTTCGCGAATGACTCACGGCCGGACGCGTGGGACGCGCACACGTTCTACTTCCGTGATGGCACGGTGCCGGAGGACCCGGTGAACCGGTATGCGGATTTGATCATCGAGGCGGCGGGGGCGGTGCGGCCTTGA
- a CDS encoding M67 family metallopeptidase has product MRDEVTRHLEAAYPHEGCGVILRAGDAGPWRVRPLRNVSPRPRTAYAFSLEEWLAVSTEADARGEQVVCVFHSHVEAPPTFSREDLVQAAPAGEPLLPGVSYLIGSVHQGCVIWVCEYEWTGGDFTSHQG; this is encoded by the coding sequence GTGCGCGACGAGGTGACACGGCACCTGGAGGCCGCCTACCCGCACGAGGGCTGCGGGGTGATTCTCCGTGCTGGAGACGCCGGGCCCTGGCGGGTGCGCCCACTGCGCAACGTGTCTCCCCGTCCCCGGACTGCCTACGCCTTCTCACTCGAGGAGTGGCTGGCGGTCTCCACGGAGGCGGACGCACGGGGAGAGCAGGTGGTGTGCGTCTTCCACTCGCATGTGGAGGCACCCCCTACCTTTTCCCGCGAAGATCTCGTACAGGCCGCCCCGGCGGGTGAGCCATTACTGCCCGGAGTTTCCTACCTCATCGGATCCGTACACCAAGGCTGTGTGATCTGGGTGTGTGAGTACGAGTGGACCGGAGGCGATTTCACGTCCCATCAGGGCTGA
- a CDS encoding MoaD/ThiS family protein, producing the protein MATIRIPTPMRPLTRNQTEVTASGATVREVLKDLDTRFPGIGARVLDERGAVRRYVNIFLNDEDIRALGELDTPVKDADRLTLIPAMAGG; encoded by the coding sequence ATGGCGACCATCCGCATCCCCACTCCCATGCGGCCGCTCACGCGCAACCAGACGGAGGTCACCGCCTCCGGCGCCACCGTGCGCGAGGTGCTGAAGGACCTGGACACGCGCTTCCCCGGCATCGGCGCGCGGGTGCTCGACGAGCGCGGGGCCGTGCGCCGCTACGTCAACATCTTCCTCAATGACGAGGACATCCGCGCCCTGGGCGAGCTGGACACGCCCGTGAAGGACGCGGACCGGCTCACCCTCATCCCCGCGATGGCGGGAGGCTGA
- a CDS encoding HesA/MoeB/ThiF family protein, with the protein MHGHDTDHHPRIPHASRLEGARVLLVGAGGLGCPASLALAQAGVGHLTLADPDRVDVTNLPRQLWHRTQDVGRNKAESAAAGLARAFLTLSTEALPERVDAGNAEALFRAHDAVIDATDGVATKFFLSDVAVLTGVPLVYGGVLRMQGQAMRVDPRGPCLRCLYEAPPPPDAVPTCAQAGVLGSLAGLVGAVQALLALELLSGAARPAPGEATLHVLDGVSLLGRRVRVERAPDCPGCQVTAVPAFPEAAREVESCPR; encoded by the coding sequence ATGCACGGCCACGACACCGACCACCACCCCCGCATCCCCCACGCCTCGCGCCTCGAAGGCGCCCGGGTGCTGCTGGTGGGCGCGGGAGGCCTGGGCTGTCCGGCGTCGTTGGCCCTGGCCCAGGCCGGTGTCGGCCACCTGACGCTGGCGGACCCGGACCGCGTGGACGTGACGAACCTGCCACGCCAGCTCTGGCACCGCACCCAGGACGTGGGCCGCAACAAGGCCGAGTCCGCGGCGGCGGGCCTGGCGCGCGCCTTCCTCACGCTGAGCACCGAGGCCCTGCCCGAGCGCGTGGACGCCGGCAACGCCGAGGCCCTGTTCCGCGCGCACGATGCCGTCATCGACGCCACGGATGGGGTGGCCACCAAGTTCTTCCTGTCGGACGTCGCGGTGCTGACCGGCGTGCCGCTCGTCTATGGCGGCGTGCTGCGGATGCAGGGACAGGCCATGAGGGTGGACCCTCGCGGGCCGTGCTTGCGCTGCCTGTACGAGGCGCCGCCCCCGCCCGATGCCGTGCCCACGTGCGCGCAGGCGGGAGTGCTCGGCTCGCTCGCGGGGCTGGTGGGCGCGGTGCAGGCGCTGCTCGCGCTGGAGCTGCTGTCCGGGGCCGCGCGACCCGCTCCTGGCGAGGCCACCCTGCACGTGCTGGACGGCGTGTCCCTGCTGGGGCGCCGCGTCCGCGTGGAGCGCGCGCCGGACTGTCCGGGCTGCCAGGTCACCGCCGTTCCGGCCTTCCCGGAGGCCGCGCGCGAGGTCGAGTCATGTCCGAGGTAA
- the sitA5 gene encoding SitA5 family polymorphic toxin: MAPRWMALLLVALAGCSGTTRVVRLENAPGAPLIQVSPASGVEPAELDEDEVQEALTELAREVRPSSRPQAAALRLFAIEARSGAYLFDVRSRRLTPLTPGEHPVLDPQAADVELTRRYLLWCARTGRNGDCLGLLTESPSVTGDARFTLALAMAKGAVLDEMAEAFKDMAEPEAMLAAALWTAGMYAILWTVPEPATKGVAAALTAALIGYVGLDTFYTLIAGFQRLMEAVDRAVTFDELRVAGEQFGKVMGRNAARAFAMLATAVIGSTAATFSARLPTLPGATKAAVNAESQLRVAYAVVGEVQTVGVVADGLAIGLAPGALAMASRGSRGGRSAPAGYREWQTHGGLYKGRGSAGKGKEWHHIVEQTEGNIQQFGPKAVHNTRNVISLDKALHDLISAFYSKKRPRITGSTDLTVREWLSTQSYAAQRDFGVLAIEMIKQGVWR, encoded by the coding sequence ATGGCTCCACGGTGGATGGCGCTGTTGCTGGTGGCACTGGCCGGGTGTAGCGGGACGACGCGGGTCGTGCGGCTTGAAAATGCACCAGGCGCGCCGCTGATTCAGGTGTCCCCTGCTTCGGGGGTCGAGCCCGCCGAGCTCGATGAGGACGAGGTCCAGGAGGCGCTGACGGAGCTGGCCCGCGAGGTCCGGCCCTCGTCTCGGCCCCAGGCCGCAGCCCTGCGCTTGTTCGCGATTGAGGCGCGCAGTGGTGCGTACCTGTTCGATGTGCGCAGCCGACGACTCACGCCGCTGACGCCCGGCGAGCATCCCGTGCTCGACCCGCAGGCGGCGGACGTGGAGCTCACGCGCCGCTACCTGCTCTGGTGCGCACGCACAGGGAGGAACGGAGACTGTCTGGGGTTGCTGACGGAAAGCCCTTCGGTCACCGGGGATGCCCGCTTCACGCTGGCGCTGGCGATGGCCAAGGGCGCGGTACTCGACGAGATGGCGGAAGCGTTCAAGGACATGGCCGAGCCGGAAGCGATGCTGGCGGCGGCACTCTGGACGGCGGGCATGTACGCCATCTTGTGGACGGTGCCCGAGCCCGCGACCAAGGGCGTAGCGGCAGCATTGACGGCGGCACTCATTGGCTATGTGGGCCTGGATACCTTCTACACGCTCATCGCTGGCTTCCAGCGATTGATGGAGGCAGTGGACCGTGCGGTGACTTTCGATGAACTACGCGTGGCCGGAGAACAGTTCGGCAAGGTGATGGGGAGGAACGCGGCACGCGCGTTCGCGATGCTGGCGACGGCGGTCATTGGCAGCACGGCCGCGACCTTCAGCGCGAGGCTCCCGACCCTTCCCGGGGCTACCAAGGCTGCGGTGAACGCCGAATCACAGCTTCGGGTCGCCTACGCTGTAGTCGGCGAGGTCCAAACCGTGGGCGTGGTCGCCGATGGCCTGGCAATTGGCCTTGCACCTGGGGCACTGGCGATGGCCTCGCGGGGCTCGCGCGGCGGAAGGAGCGCGCCAGCCGGCTACAGAGAATGGCAGACGCACGGCGGCCTCTATAAGGGCAGAGGTAGCGCTGGCAAAGGGAAGGAATGGCACCACATCGTCGAGCAAACAGAAGGAAATATTCAGCAATTTGGACCTAAAGCCGTACACAACACCAGGAACGTCATCTCCCTGGACAAGGCGCTGCATGACCTCATCAGTGCGTTCTATTCCAAGAAGCGCCCTCGAATCACGGGCTCGACTGACCTGACCGTGCGCGAGTGGCTGAGCACACAATCCTACGCAGCACAGCGTGATTTTGGCGTGCTCGCCATTGAAATGATCAAGCAGGGAGTATGGCGATGA
- a CDS encoding sulfurtransferase TusA family protein: MSEVTTGPGATIATLDITREVCPMTYVRTKLKLEALESGALLEVLLRGAEPLKNVPRNAREEGHEVVSLDARPDGTHRLVLRKQGR, translated from the coding sequence ATGTCCGAGGTAACGACGGGGCCGGGCGCGACGATTGCCACCCTCGACATCACCCGCGAGGTCTGCCCGATGACCTACGTGCGCACCAAGCTGAAGCTGGAAGCGCTCGAGTCCGGCGCGCTGCTGGAGGTGCTCCTCCGGGGTGCCGAGCCGCTGAAGAACGTGCCACGCAACGCGCGCGAAGAGGGCCACGAGGTCGTGTCCCTGGATGCGCGCCCCGACGGGACGCACCGGCTGGTGCTCCGCAAGCAGGGTAGATAA
- a CDS encoding peptidoglycan-binding domain-containing protein: protein MLKVGSRGSDVTRLQQTLARAGYNPGGTDGIFGANTKAAVVRYQRAHGLAADGIVGNNTGSKLFKTRNDDFWDGKPDGVGGTPGSFPVNGSNRQKLDYATNLARQMGLRITSTTGGKHAPGSYHYKGRAIDVAGSPSKMAEYYRRLAGTRPTELFYDPQGGIKNGRPIGAIGGHRDHVHIAY from the coding sequence ATGCTCAAGGTCGGTTCGCGCGGTTCCGATGTGACGCGGCTTCAGCAGACCCTGGCTCGTGCTGGCTACAACCCGGGTGGTACGGACGGCATCTTCGGTGCGAACACGAAGGCGGCGGTGGTGCGCTACCAGCGTGCGCACGGCCTGGCGGCGGACGGCATCGTCGGCAACAACACGGGCAGCAAGCTGTTCAAGACGCGCAACGACGACTTCTGGGATGGCAAGCCGGACGGCGTGGGTGGCACGCCGGGCAGCTTCCCGGTGAACGGCAGCAACCGGCAGAAGCTGGACTACGCGACGAACCTGGCCCGGCAGATGGGGCTGAGGATCACGTCCACCACGGGTGGCAAGCACGCGCCGGGCTCGTACCACTACAAGGGCCGCGCCATCGACGTGGCGGGCAGCCCGTCGAAGATGGCGGAGTACTACCGCCGCCTGGCTGGCACACGTCCCACGGAGCTGTTCTACGACCCGCAGGGCGGCATCAAGAACGGCCGTCCGATTGGCGCCATCGGTGGCCACCGCGACCACGTGCACATCGCGTACTGA
- a CDS encoding YwqG family protein — MSLQPLPPRPPPSQPLSLPASLAPHRAVLERSLVPCIYFDKVEGPQGPRGCRYGGLPFLPPGTPWPRSPEGPLHFLGQLDFAELAGCRGAMLPELPTEGLLAFFYDVENQPWGTEPPHRTFCKLIYVPPGAELVPLSPPEELMQAERPVLPIRQLHPTVGLSLPGWSDINAPVDPDFWSEEQGEDIIELRRQLMGTDTADRGADQLRGHPNWWQEDGRIDAQLASNGLDAYASESTPEAERLRPGAKGWNLLWQVGTDEAMGFVWGSYGTIYLLIRDEDLLARRFERAWLILQCS; from the coding sequence ATGAGCCTTCAGCCTCTTCCTCCACGTCCCCCACCAAGCCAACCGCTGAGCCTGCCGGCATCCCTTGCGCCACACCGGGCCGTTCTGGAGCGTTCGCTGGTTCCCTGCATCTACTTCGACAAAGTCGAAGGCCCCCAGGGCCCGCGAGGCTGCCGTTACGGTGGCCTGCCCTTCCTGCCACCCGGAACACCGTGGCCACGCTCACCGGAAGGCCCACTCCACTTCCTCGGGCAGCTCGACTTCGCGGAACTGGCCGGCTGCCGAGGAGCGATGTTGCCCGAGCTCCCCACGGAAGGGCTTCTGGCTTTCTTCTATGACGTGGAGAACCAACCCTGGGGTACCGAACCTCCTCACCGGACATTCTGCAAGCTCATCTACGTCCCACCGGGAGCCGAGCTCGTCCCGCTCTCTCCACCCGAAGAACTGATGCAGGCCGAGCGGCCGGTCCTCCCGATTCGCCAGCTTCATCCGACCGTGGGCCTTTCCCTGCCAGGTTGGTCCGACATCAACGCCCCCGTGGACCCGGACTTCTGGAGCGAAGAGCAAGGCGAGGACATCATCGAACTCCGTCGCCAGTTGATGGGAACCGACACGGCGGACCGGGGGGCTGATCAGCTTCGCGGCCATCCCAACTGGTGGCAGGAAGATGGGCGTATCGATGCGCAGCTCGCGTCGAATGGGCTCGACGCCTACGCCTCGGAATCGACTCCAGAGGCGGAACGTCTTCGGCCCGGAGCCAAGGGGTGGAACCTGCTCTGGCAGGTGGGCACGGACGAGGCCATGGGCTTCGTCTGGGGCAGCTATGGCACGATCTACCTGCTCATCCGAGACGAAGACCTGCTTGCGCGCCGCTTCGAGCGGGCCTGGCTGATTCTCCAGTGCTCCTGA
- a CDS encoding ABC transporter ATP-binding protein, translating into MELRLEGVTKTYPNGTRALQGVSLTIPRGMFGLLGPNGAGKSTLMRSIATLQDVDSGTMTFDGIDIRRDKDRLREVLGYLPQDFGVYPKVSAWDMLDHLAQLKGLAQRRPRHDAVKALLQKTNLWDHRDRRLGGFSGGMKQRFGIAQALLGNPKLLIVDEPTAGLDPAERFRFHNLLAEISTDVVVLLSTHIVSDVADLCQNMAVLAHGTVVASGHPLKLVDALGNRVWKRFVNQPEELDALSKELQVIAVRRVAGQRLVHVHSESPPPGFEPASPDLEDVYFHALAQAQPQARKQA; encoded by the coding sequence ATGGAGCTCCGACTCGAAGGCGTCACGAAGACCTATCCCAACGGCACCCGCGCGCTGCAGGGCGTCTCCCTCACCATCCCCCGGGGCATGTTCGGCCTGCTGGGCCCCAATGGCGCCGGCAAGTCCACCCTCATGCGCAGCATCGCCACGCTGCAGGACGTCGACTCGGGCACCATGACCTTCGACGGCATCGACATCCGCCGCGACAAGGACCGCCTGCGCGAGGTGCTCGGCTACCTGCCCCAGGACTTCGGCGTGTACCCCAAGGTGTCGGCCTGGGACATGCTCGACCACCTCGCCCAGCTCAAGGGCCTGGCCCAGCGCCGGCCGCGCCATGACGCCGTGAAGGCGCTGCTCCAGAAGACCAACCTCTGGGACCACCGCGACCGCCGGCTCGGAGGCTTCTCCGGCGGCATGAAGCAGCGCTTCGGCATCGCCCAGGCCCTGCTCGGCAACCCCAAGCTCCTCATCGTCGACGAGCCCACCGCCGGCCTCGACCCCGCCGAGCGCTTCCGCTTCCACAACCTCCTCGCGGAGATCAGCACCGACGTCGTCGTCCTGCTCTCCACCCACATCGTCTCGGACGTCGCCGACCTCTGCCAGAACATGGCCGTGCTCGCCCACGGCACCGTCGTGGCCAGCGGTCACCCGCTCAAGCTCGTGGACGCGCTCGGCAACCGCGTGTGGAAGCGCTTCGTCAACCAGCCCGAGGAGCTGGACGCCCTCTCCAAGGAGCTCCAGGTCATCGCCGTGCGCCGCGTGGCCGGCCAGCGGCTCGTCCACGTGCACTCGGAGAGCCCGCCCCCCGGCTTCGAGCCCGCGAGCCCCGACCTGGAGGACGTCTACTTCCACGCCCTGGCCCAGGCACAGCCCCAGGCCCGGAAGCAGGCGTGA
- a CDS encoding response regulator, producing MDAPQPAASTPIRVFVVEDQTKILKNQLRLFEGHPDIDIVGTALSGEAAMDEVPKLMPDVLLLDLGLPRMSGIDVTREVKARFPKIEILIFTIFDEEDKVLEAVKAGASGYLLKGAPVDKIIEAIKEVRAGGTVIQPNLARRLLRHFRVDPDAGPVPTEPVAAPPVAPEPQPEQFVPAAEPLLKPLSDREREILQLIAKGVSNSEAARLLSLSKATIRTHLEHIYRKLEVTNRVEAVTEGIRKGLISV from the coding sequence GTGGACGCCCCGCAGCCCGCCGCCTCAACGCCCATCCGCGTCTTCGTGGTGGAGGATCAGACGAAGATCCTCAAGAACCAGCTCCGCCTCTTCGAGGGCCACCCGGACATCGACATCGTCGGCACCGCGCTGTCGGGCGAGGCCGCGATGGACGAGGTGCCGAAGCTGATGCCGGACGTGCTCCTGCTGGATTTGGGGCTGCCGCGCATGAGCGGCATCGACGTGACGCGCGAGGTGAAGGCGCGCTTTCCGAAGATTGAGATCCTCATCTTCACCATCTTCGACGAGGAGGACAAAGTGCTGGAGGCGGTGAAGGCCGGCGCTTCGGGCTACCTTCTCAAGGGCGCCCCGGTGGACAAGATCATCGAGGCCATCAAGGAGGTGCGCGCGGGCGGCACGGTCATCCAGCCGAACCTCGCGCGCCGCCTGCTGCGCCACTTCCGCGTAGATCCGGACGCGGGCCCCGTGCCCACCGAGCCCGTCGCCGCCCCGCCCGTCGCGCCCGAGCCGCAGCCCGAGCAGTTCGTCCCGGCGGCGGAGCCACTGCTCAAGCCGCTGTCGGACCGCGAGCGGGAGATCCTCCAGCTCATCGCCAAGGGTGTCTCGAACAGCGAGGCGGCGCGACTGCTCAGCCTCAGCAAGGCCACCATCCGGACCCACCTCGAGCACATCTACCGGAAGCTGGAGGTGACCAACCGCGTGGAGGCCGTCACCGAGGGCATCCGCAAGGGCCTGATCTCCGTGTGA